From Nicotiana tabacum cultivar K326 chromosome 15, ASM71507v2, whole genome shotgun sequence, the proteins below share one genomic window:
- the LOC107761981 gene encoding SUMO-conjugating enzyme SCE1 — MSGGIARGRLAEERKAWRKNHPHGFVAKPETGPDGSVNLMVWHCSIPGKTGTDWEGGFYPITMHFSEDYPSKPPKCKFPQGFFHPNIYPSGTVCLSILNEDSGWRPAITVKQILVGIQDLLDQPNPNDPAQTDGYQLYMQDTAEYKRRVRQQAKQYPALI; from the exons ATGTCAGGCGGAATCGCGCGTGGTCGTCTTGCTGAGGAACGCAAAGCATGGCGTAAGAATCACCCACAT ggttttgtgGCTAAGCCGGAAACAGGTCCAGATGGGTCTGTCAATTTGATGGTGTGGCATTGTTCTATCCCTGGTAAAACCGGG ACTGACTGGGAGGGCGGCTTCTATCCAATAACAATGCACTTCAGTGAAGACTACCCTAGCAAACCACCCAAGTGCAAGTTCCCTCAAGGTTTCTTTCATCCTAATATCTATCCATCAGGAACAGTATGCCTGTCTATTCTCAATGAGGACAGT GGGTGGAGGCCTGCCATTACAGTTAAACAAATTTTGGTGGGTATCCAAGATTTGCTTGACCAGCCAAATCCTAATGATCCAGCACAGACTGATGGTTATCAGCTGTACATGCAG GATACTGCTGAGTATAAGAGACGAGTGAGGCAGCAAGCCAAGCAGTATCCAGCTCTTATCTGA
- the LOC107761965 gene encoding nuatigenin 3-beta-glucosyltransferase-like, with amino-acid sequence MAQENGELHVVFIPYLTPSHMIPLVDTARLFASHGVKVSIITTPYNALLFESSIDYVIDLGHKIFVHKLKFPSAEVGIPEGIENFSAATTTEMATGVFMGIALLQKPMEDLIFELRPHCIVSDLFFPWTVDVAEQLKIPRLMFYPTNVMFHCVEHCLKLYTPHEKVSSDLESFLVPGLPDKIDMKRSQLPDDVKTKPEGPYWDLMKRIKESEPRSYAMIHDTIYDLEPSYAELYQKIKGKKPWLIGPLFHFSKREEAISKSRNTAVQKRHSSLSWLDSQKQNSVVYICFGSMGRFSDAQLTEIALALEASDSSFLWVVRKGDNTQENEQESWLPIGFEQKMLTNNKGLIVRGWVPQLKILNHPATGAFMTHCGWNSTLESLTAGVPMLTWPLFAEQFYNEKLVELLGCGVGVGAEVWHFTFDIKDTIVNKEKIEESMKMLMSTSMESEKIRSRAKNIEAMVKRAVEEGGSSYNHLTAVIHELKCHAFGTLGK; translated from the coding sequence ATGGCGCAAGAAAATGGTGAACTCCATGTAGTTTTCATTCCATACTTGACACCAAGTCATATGATCCCTTTAGTTGATACAGCTAGACTTTTTGCTAGCCATGGTGTCAAAGTTAGTATTATCACCACCCCCTACAACGCCCTCCTTTTCGAGTCCTCTATCGATTATGTCATCGATTTAGGCCACAAAATCTTTGTCCACAAACTCAAGTTCCCATCAGCTGAAGTAGGCATACCCGAAGGGATTGAGAACTTCAGTGCAGCCACTACCACAGAAATGGCTACGGGTGTATTTATGGGTATTGCTTTGCTGCAAAAACCCATGGAAGATCTTATCTTTGAGCTTCGTCCTCATTGCATTGTTTCAGACCTGTTCTTTCCATGGACTGTGGATGTAGCTGAGCAACTGAAGATACCTAGACTAATGTTTTATCCGACAAATGTTATGTTCCATTGTGTGGAACATTGTTTGAAGTTGTATACCCCTCATGAGAAGGTAAGTTCAGATTTGGAAAGTTTCTTGGTTCCGGGTTTACCAGATAAGATCGATATGAAAAGATCTCAACTACCAGATGATGTGAAAACCAAACCTGAAGGCCCATACTGGGATTTGATGAAGAGAATTAAAGAATCAGAACCTCGGAGCTATGCCATGATTCATGACACTATCTATGATCTAGAGCCTAGTTATGCTGAGCTTTATCAGAAAATCAAAGGTAAGAAACCATGGCTTATTGgtcctttgtttcatttttcaAAGAGAGAAGAGGCAATTAGCAAATCAAGAAACACTGCAGTTCAAAAGCGACACAGCAGCCTAAGTTGGCTTGATTCTCAAAAACAAAACTCAGTTGTGTACATTTGTTTTGGAAGTATGGGGAGGTTTTCTGATGCTCAGCTCACTGAAATTGCCCTGGCTCTTGAGGCCTCAGATTCGTCGTTTCTTTGGGTGGTGAGAAAGGGAGACAACACCCAAGAAAATGAGCAAGAAAGCTGGCTGCCAATTGGCTTTGAACAAAAGATGCTTACAAACAACAAAGGTTTGATAGTCAGAGGTTGGGTTCCACAGCTGAAGATTTTGAACCATCCAGCAACTGGAGCGTTCATGACTCACTGTGGCTGGAATTCCACTTTGGAATCTCTCACAGCCGGAGTGCCAATGCTTACATGGCCCTTGTTTGCGGAGCAGTTTTACAATGAGAAGCTGGTGGAGCTTCTTGGATGTGGGGTTGGGGTTGGGGCAGAGGTGTGGCACTTTACCTTTGACATAAAGGATACAATTGTCAACAAGGAAAAGATAGAGGAGAGCATGAAAATGTTAATGAGCACCTCCATGGAAAGTGAAAAGATCAGAAGTAGAGCAAAAAACATTGAAGCAATGGTTAAGAGGGCTGTAGAAGAAGGCGGCTCATCTTATAATCATCTAACAGCAGTAATACATGAGCTCAAGTGTCATGCTTTTGGCACATTGGGAAAGTAA
- the LOC107761973 gene encoding ethylene-responsive transcription factor ERF011, which produces MEGGSCCSRTEKKNKRQNSQQEKPYRGIRKRKWGKWVAEIREPNKRSRIWLGSYSSPVAAARAYDTAVFYLRGPSAKLNFPQFIVNENHELHNNLSSSDIRKKATEVGAKVDANMQTTTNSTESNNFISNSKSKWLSMKPDLNEYPSPEIWEELDN; this is translated from the coding sequence ATGGAAGGAGGGTCATGTTGTTCAAGAacagagaagaaaaacaaaaggcaaAATAGCCAACAAGAGAAGCCATATAGAGGAATTCGTAAGAGGAAATGGGGAAAGTGGGTGGCTGAAATAAGAGAACCAAATAAAAGGTCAAGAATTTGGCTAGGTTCTTACTCTTCTCCAGTTGCAGCTGCTCGTGCCTATGACACTGCTGTTTTTTACTTGAGAGGCCCTTCTGCTAAACTCAACTTCCCACAATTCATTGTTAATGAAAATCATGAACTTCACAATAACCTCTCTTCTTCTGATATTCGCAAAAAAGCTACTGAAGTTGGTGCCAAAGTGGATGCTAATATGCAAACTACAACCAATTCTACAGAGTCCAATAATTTCATTTCCAATTCAAAATCCAAGTGGTTATCAATGAAGCCCGATTTGAATGAATATCCAAGTCCAGAAATCTGGGAGGAGCTAGATAATTAA